Part of the Megalopta genalis isolate 19385.01 unplaced genomic scaffold, iyMegGena1_principal scaffold0043, whole genome shotgun sequence genome is shown below.
ttccaaattttcaagaaagatgcaggattttgtacacggacacggacagtttaatttatcagattatttgcgacgacgcgtacgagatgataaaacgtgacattcaccgatacgatacttgcaattatgacagaaataaCGTGTACGGCGTTCCGATCGCGAATAATAAAGTATTAGGATTAATGAAGGACGAGAACGGAGGTAAAATCATGACGGAGTTTGTGGGTCTTCGCTCGAAAATGTATGCTATTCGAGTACAAGACAAAGACgatgtaaaaaagattaaaggaattaagactaacgtgacgattaaaaatataactttcgacgactatttagcatgccttcacgatcatttagaaaaatcagtttgcgttaaattgataatgtctgtacaacatcaagtgtattcagtatcacagagtaaattagcattgagtccatacgatgataaacgatacattttaaacaattcgatcgaaaccCTTCCTTGGGGACATTATAAAATCGCGAAAGGGGGAGGCAGGAGGGAGAGGGAGTGGGGGGAgttagaaaaaataaaagcggttatataatttcatcgatgtttcgaatcccgtgttgcgcgcgcgcgcgtgttcactTTTATTTGTAAGCGGAAAAGGGGCGTATACGCTCCTTGTATTGTTATCTTGCGTGTAAGAAGGGGGGAAAAATGGTAGGGGAATTGTATATATAAGCTTTTGACATTGCGTACAGCGAGTAGTGCGTTCTACAGATTACTTTCTTATAGCGCAGTTGTTcttcagtattataatattcacaatgtcaaatcaaatcaataattttttacataaaaatggatctcacaacgattataaaaattatgggtaagtaaaagaaagtttgaagggaataaaatgttccttttatgaaagaagaaaaaaaaaaaattgtatgtTATTTCTTTTATAGATACTCCATTTCGATGAAACGGTCGTTTCAACAGTCGCAACCCCAATCGCAGCAGAAACAGTTGCAGATACCGCGCAACGCGCGAATCTTGGGTAGAAGATACTCCATAGCCggcaattatttcaagttccttgaaatttgtgtacgcgtggatgaaaatttgcgcgtcgagtttgtcttgggggacaatcgtggaacagagatttctttttcaatggctacgtggaaactgctggtgaaaactagagattatattcacaattacttcgacgcggacaagaaggaaaaacaaattgatgagactttatcgttacaaattgttaattttaatggaatgagtctaatcaagttgttcgattctcaagcatcgatttatgttacgaaagagacgatggataatttgtacaaattagagttatgtatggatcatatgtattcatggttattagaaaatattccagaaattcaggatagattcgcgaagctcgttgacattgtaaaaaactccaataacgagcagaattatgcgaccgtaatttttacaaacgaattgttcgaacgaaattgtCTGATCGATTGCGAATTGTTAGCTTTATGTTTAGATCTAATCGTATCGAAAGCGAATCGTTGAAATTGTGTGCATGTGGGggggaattaattagtattaatgtaaaaagcatttatgtattttttcatgtttattagagaaacaaaaataaacattacattatacaattaaagtacagatgatttctttatccaagagttatgtgacgaatccagccccaaccatttcacatatatttcatttccttttcgacgcaatactttttctactaaatacacgtcggcatatTTGGTAGCGCGTATCTCGTATTCGTAAAATCCTCCAGCGATAGGTTTGTTCTGCAAATCAACCAAAAGGTACGTGACGgggttcgttcgtttcaccgtcgcgatcttaaatacttccgttgaccagttcggcgtgtatcctttgtcgaatacggttttgaacttgctgatacgcacatagtcgccaactttgaatttcgcaggaccggcgatcttGACGTTGCTGTATACGGTAGATAAAAGATGTTTCTCATTTTTACGATTCACGTTTGCAGGTCGCATACGAATGGTGCGATGTTTTTGATTATTGTAGTCCTTAATCAACGTGGATAGCTCGTCGATCCAACGATATTTTCCgctcaacgagaaaaatttccacatgttgttcttcaatgtacgattgaatcgttcgactatggacgctttcatagtgctgaatgtggaatagtggttgatgttacgtttcttcagatattcttgaaaatctttattgtagaattctttccccatatcggtttgcaaattgttcggtattcgaccatcttttttcaacaccgacgcgaaagctttgcacacatCGTCAGCATTTTTGCTTTTTAAAGGAACGGCCCAGGCATACTTGCTGAATGTATCGATTATCGTAAGAATATATCGATGTGCTCGATTCTCTCTTGCGTACGGTTGAACTTCAACGATATCAGCTTGCcagagatcgtcgagtcctcgcgtaACCACTCGCCTCCGCCGGAAGTAACGtctcgccggagcatgcagttcattcACCAAGTTCACTT
Proteins encoded:
- the LOC143261231 gene encoding uncharacterized protein LOC143261231, whose product is MENVRNHVNVKLLSRWSGRYGAGRLIARPNFHSCTVFSEDFVAVQMKQLSIKFYKPIYIGMSVLDISKLHLYDFHYGYMLPNFQERCRILYTDTDSLIYQIICDDAYEMIKRDIHRYDTCNYDRNNVYGVPIANNKVLGLMKDENGGKIMTEFVGLRSKMYAIRVQDKDDVKKIKGIKTNVTIKNITFDDYLACLHDHLEKSVCVKLIMSVQHQVYSVSQSKLALSPYDDKRYILNNSIETLPWGHYKIAKGGGRREREWGELEKIKAVI
- the LOC143261245 gene encoding uncharacterized protein LOC143261245, producing MSNQINNFLHKNGSHNDYKNYGYSISMKRSFQQSQPQSQQKQLQIPRNARILGRRYSIAGNYFKFLEICVRVDENLRVEFVLGDNRGTEISFSMATWKLLVKTRDYIHNYFDADKKEKQIDETLSLQIVNFNGMSLIKLFDSQASIYVTKETMDNLYKLELCMDHMYSWLLENIPEIQDRFAKLVDIVKNSNNEQNYATVIFTNELFERNCLIDCELLALCLDLIVSKANR